GGCTTCACCCATGAGCTGTTCCATTCGACATAGAATTTAGCTTTTCGCCAATAGAATGCTGTAGCTTTAGGTGCGATACGGCTTACAGCCCCACCCCAGTTAAGGAAGTAGAAACCGGCTGGGGTTCCTCCCTCTGCTTTTTCTAAAAACTCACGCATGACTTTAAAGGCTTTATCCGGGAATGGGCGTCTTCCGAAGCCGCTCGAGAACTGGTTGCTAAACCTTTGGGTAAGAATCGGATCGGGAGCCAGCAAAAACTTCGTGGCTTCTATATATGGTAGCAACCGGATGGTTTTTTGAGTAGGCGTCCCCACGCTAAGAATAGGTTCTAACTGGCGGATGGCCTCGCTTTTTGATCCCAGGTACACCCCCAACATACTGACATTCCCGCCTTTTTTGGGACCGATGCTTAATTCGCTGCCCAACTTGGTGCTGGCGTTAGGTGCCCATACTTGCCACTTTTTTACGACTTTTTCGAACTGCTCCCATGGCCAGGTGATGCGGAATACGGTAGCTTGGGCTGGAGCGCGCAGTGCTTTTAATTTATATTTGGTATATATGCCGAAGTTACCGCCACCGCCGCCGCGGGTAGCCCACAGGAGGTCGGAGTTTTGTTTTTTGTTCGCCCGTATGACTCTCCCTTTAGCATCAACCATTTCGAGTTCGACCAGATTATCGCAGATGAGGCCTGTCGTTCTTTGCAGCGGCCCAATTCCCCCGCCAGGTGTGATTCCGCCGATACCAACCGTTGGACTGTCACCAAATGGAGCCATATAGCCTTGCCGCGCCAACGTATCTACAATTCTTCCTACCCGATTACCTGTCTCAATTACAGCAGTGCCACTTTTTTTATTCAACTTAATGTTCTTCA
Above is a window of Paenibacillus sp. FSL K6-1330 DNA encoding:
- a CDS encoding FAD-binding oxidoreductase, translated to MKSEIKLTGRVIFKGDPGYEAARKNWDPHTDRFPKVFVFAQKTQDVANAIRWARKNNVPIRPRSGRHALETNLSQVNGGIVIDVSQMKNIKLNKKSGTAVIETGNRVGRIVDTLARQGYMAPFGDSPTVGIGGITPGGGIGPLQRTTGLICDNLVELEMVDAKGRVIRANKKQNSDLLWATRGGGGGNFGIYTKYKLKALRAPAQATVFRITWPWEQFEKVVKKWQVWAPNASTKLGSELSIGPKKGGNVSMLGVYLGSKSEAIRQLEPILSVGTPTQKTIRLLPYIEATKFLLAPDPILTQRFSNQFSSGFGRRPFPDKAFKVMREFLEKAEGGTPAGFYFLNWGGAVSRIAPKATAFYWRKAKFYVEWNSSWVKPSHAARNIALARNTRKKLQPYIVGSYINVPDQGIKCSGPVYYGKNFARLRKVKAKYDPKNVFNNPQSIPPA